Proteins encoded by one window of Streptomyces sp. NBC_01477:
- a CDS encoding sensor histidine kinase, whose translation MAGRTRGRTPGNEGRTPTAGWTTRRWLSTGVAAALVVLLALGVAGGWVLARSSTLSGRVIDVDTPALVAAVRLESALTDQETGVRGYGLAGQPTFLSPYHTGADNQRKYTGQLRALIGGNRAAVADLDELDRRMEQWQQRVGRPVATAPSGAPVALAAQRADEGKRDFDRVREAAAHLQQTLQLHRDHSRADLRSIGVLRNWIFVLIAGVILALTAAVFAGLRRGVTRPLEHLSSDVRLVAAGRFDHPVDPMGPADLRQLAADVESMRGRLVHELEFTDSARLQLDEQATELRRSNAELEQFAYVASHDLQEPLRKVASFCQLLQRRYAEQLDDRAGQYIGFAVDGANRMQTLINDLLAFSRVGRLHTESSSVDLEALFKRTADVLSIAAEDSGTELSHDPLPEVTGDPTQLGMLFQNLLSNAIKFRSPDRTPQVRLTAGYDEDDGLWHFAVVDNGIGISPEFAEQVFVIFQRLHTRESYPGNGIGLALCKKIVEFHGGTIGIDPEHSPGTRITFTLPGSAPTAVAAVAEETQR comes from the coding sequence ATGGCAGGCAGGACACGAGGGCGGACCCCCGGAAATGAGGGGAGGACGCCGACGGCGGGCTGGACGACGCGGCGCTGGCTGTCGACCGGTGTGGCCGCGGCCCTGGTGGTGCTGCTGGCGCTCGGCGTGGCGGGCGGCTGGGTGCTGGCCCGCTCCTCGACCCTGTCCGGCCGGGTGATCGACGTCGACACCCCGGCGCTCGTCGCCGCGGTACGGCTGGAAAGCGCGCTGACCGACCAGGAGACCGGTGTACGGGGCTACGGGCTGGCCGGCCAGCCGACCTTCCTCAGCCCCTACCACACCGGCGCCGACAACCAGCGCAAGTACACCGGACAGCTGCGCGCCCTGATCGGCGGCAACCGTGCCGCCGTCGCCGACCTGGACGAACTCGACCGGCGCATGGAGCAGTGGCAGCAGCGGGTGGGCCGCCCGGTGGCCACCGCGCCGTCCGGCGCCCCGGTCGCCCTGGCCGCGCAGCGCGCCGACGAGGGCAAACGCGACTTCGACAGGGTCCGCGAGGCCGCCGCGCACCTCCAGCAGACCCTCCAGCTCCACCGCGACCACTCCCGCGCCGACCTGCGCTCCATCGGGGTCCTGCGCAACTGGATCTTCGTGCTGATCGCCGGGGTGATCCTGGCGCTGACCGCCGCGGTCTTCGCGGGACTGCGCCGGGGCGTCACCCGGCCCCTCGAACACCTGTCGAGCGATGTGCGCCTGGTCGCCGCCGGACGGTTCGACCACCCGGTCGACCCCATGGGCCCGGCCGACCTGCGGCAGCTCGCCGCCGACGTGGAGTCGATGCGCGGCCGGCTGGTGCACGAACTGGAGTTCACCGACAGCGCCCGGCTCCAGCTCGACGAGCAGGCCACCGAGCTGCGCCGGTCGAACGCCGAGCTGGAGCAGTTCGCCTACGTGGCCTCGCACGACCTCCAGGAACCGCTGCGCAAGGTCGCCAGCTTCTGCCAGCTGCTCCAGCGCCGCTACGCCGAGCAGCTCGACGACCGCGCCGGGCAGTACATCGGCTTCGCCGTCGACGGCGCCAACCGCATGCAGACCCTCATCAACGACCTGCTGGCCTTCTCCCGGGTCGGGCGGCTGCACACCGAGTCGTCCTCGGTGGACCTGGAGGCGCTGTTCAAGCGCACCGCCGACGTCCTGAGCATCGCGGCGGAGGACTCCGGCACCGAGCTGAGCCACGACCCGCTGCCCGAGGTCACCGGCGACCCCACCCAGCTGGGGATGCTCTTCCAGAACCTGCTGTCCAACGCGATCAAATTCCGCAGCCCGGACCGCACGCCGCAGGTCCGGCTGACCGCCGGCTACGACGAGGACGACGGCCTGTGGCACTTCGCGGTGGTCGACAACGGCATCGGCATCTCGCCCGAGTTCGCCGAGCAGGTCTTCGTCATCTTCCAGCGGCTGCACACCCGGGAGAGCTATCCCGGCAACGGCATCGGCCTGGCACTCTGTAAGAAGATCGTCGAATTCCACGGCGGGACCATCGGGATCGATCCCGAACACAGCCCCGGAACTCGTATCACCTTCACACTGCCAGGTTCGGCGCCAACCGCGGTCGCCGCCGTGGCCGAGGAGACCCAGCGGTGA
- a CDS encoding PP2C family protein-serine/threonine phosphatase, with the protein MKQAEFDPAYAPGDTRLRILLIEDDAGDALLVEEYLADTTLAVDLHWVQNLADGMAEAARRTPDCVLLDLHLPDAMGLGAVRRMQAACPLAAVIVLTGLAEDHAGPEAVASGAQDYLVKGSVNGELLDRAVRYAVHRKQAEQTAAQLRVNQQQAQENRRLERGLLPVPMLTAGSPVVPTSCYLPGRAGALLAGDFLDVVETADGTVHAVIGDVSGHGPDEAAIGVCLRIAWRTLILGGHRNGELLALMERILVAERTYSAMFATVATLSIDPAAGRADITLAGHETPLLVEAGTATPVDSRPGIALGLLPGTEDWHTTPVKLPAAGALLLHTDGLTEGHAGSGPDRLGTDGLISVIGAAPSAHGQDLIDHLTSVTRDLDAGRHLDDIAVLLLTWDFAHRVPAPRSR; encoded by the coding sequence GTGAAGCAGGCAGAATTCGATCCGGCCTACGCGCCGGGCGATACCCGACTCCGGATCCTGCTCATCGAGGACGATGCCGGGGACGCGCTGCTGGTCGAGGAGTATCTCGCCGACACCACGCTGGCGGTCGATCTGCACTGGGTGCAGAATCTCGCCGACGGCATGGCGGAAGCGGCCCGCAGGACTCCCGACTGCGTCCTGCTCGACCTGCACCTGCCCGACGCCATGGGCCTCGGCGCGGTGCGCCGGATGCAGGCCGCGTGCCCGCTGGCCGCCGTCATCGTGCTGACCGGACTGGCCGAGGACCACGCGGGACCCGAGGCCGTGGCCTCGGGCGCGCAGGACTACCTGGTCAAGGGATCGGTCAACGGCGAACTCCTGGACCGCGCGGTCCGCTACGCCGTCCACCGCAAGCAGGCCGAGCAGACCGCCGCGCAGTTGCGGGTCAACCAGCAGCAGGCGCAGGAGAACCGGCGCCTGGAGCGGGGACTGCTGCCGGTGCCGATGCTCACCGCGGGCTCACCGGTCGTCCCGACGTCCTGCTATCTGCCCGGCCGCGCCGGGGCGCTGCTGGCCGGGGACTTCCTCGACGTCGTGGAGACCGCGGACGGCACGGTCCACGCCGTCATAGGGGACGTCAGCGGCCACGGGCCGGACGAGGCCGCGATCGGGGTGTGCCTGCGCATCGCCTGGCGCACCCTGATCCTCGGCGGCCACCGGAACGGCGAACTGCTCGCCCTCATGGAGCGGATCCTGGTCGCCGAGCGCACCTACTCGGCGATGTTCGCCACCGTCGCGACGCTCTCCATCGACCCCGCCGCGGGCCGGGCCGACATCACCCTCGCGGGCCACGAGACGCCCCTGCTGGTCGAGGCCGGGACCGCGACCCCGGTGGACTCCCGGCCCGGCATCGCGCTCGGCCTGCTGCCGGGCACCGAGGACTGGCACACCACACCGGTCAAGCTCCCCGCGGCGGGCGCGCTGCTGCTGCACACCGACGGCCTGACCGAGGGGCACGCGGGCAGCGGTCCCGACCGGCTCGGCACGGACGGGCTGATCTCGGTCATCGGGGCGGCCCCCTCCGCGCACGGCCAGGACCTCATCGACCATCTGACCAGCGTCACCCGCGACCTCGACGCGGGCCGTCACCTGGACGACATCGCCGTACTGCTGCTGACCTGGGACTTCGCCCACCGCGTCCCGGCGCCCAGGAGCCGGTGA
- the thrS gene encoding threonine--tRNA ligase — MSDLRVIIKRDSAEPEERTVTTGTTAAELFQGERSVVAARIGGDLRDLAAAVADGDEIEPVDITSEDGLNILRHSTAHVMAQAVQELFPEAKLGIGPPVKDGFYYDFDVDKPFHPDDLKAIERKMQEIQKRGQRFSRRVVTDEQAREELAAEPYKLELIGLKGSSATSEDGADVEVGAGELTIYDNLDAKSGELCWKDLCRGPHLPTTRNIPAFKLMRNAAAYWRGSEKNPMLQRIYGTAWPTKEELKAHLDFLEEAAKRDHRKLGSELDLFSIPEQIGSGLAVFHPRGGIIRRVMEDYSRRRHEEEGYEFVYTPHATKGTLFEISGHLDWYADGMYPPMQLDEGTDYYLKPMNCPMHNLIFDARGRSYRELPLRLFEFGTVYRYEKSGVVHGLTRARGFTQDDAHIYCTKEQMADELDSTLTFVLNLLRDYGLTDFYLELSTKDPEKYVGSDEAWEEATETLRRVAEKQGLPLVPDPGGAAFYGPKISVQTRDAIGRSWQMSTVQLDFNLPERFDLQYTAPDGSRQRPVMIHRALFGSIERFFAVLLEHYAGAFPAWLAPVQAVGIPIGDAHVPYLREFAGEAKRRGLRVEVDASSDRMQKKIRTHQKLKVPFMIIVGDEDMTNGTVSFRYRDGSQENGVPRDQALAKLVDVVERRVQV; from the coding sequence GTGTCAGACCTCCGTGTGATCATCAAACGCGATTCCGCCGAACCGGAAGAGCGGACGGTCACGACGGGCACGACCGCGGCCGAGCTGTTCCAGGGGGAGCGCTCGGTGGTCGCCGCCCGGATCGGCGGCGACCTCAGGGACCTGGCCGCCGCGGTGGCCGACGGCGACGAGATCGAGCCGGTCGACATCACCAGCGAGGACGGGCTGAACATCCTGCGGCACTCCACCGCGCACGTCATGGCGCAGGCCGTGCAGGAGCTGTTCCCCGAGGCCAAGCTGGGCATCGGCCCGCCGGTCAAGGACGGCTTCTACTACGACTTCGACGTCGACAAGCCCTTCCACCCCGATGACCTCAAGGCCATCGAGCGGAAGATGCAGGAGATCCAGAAGCGCGGCCAGCGCTTCTCGCGCCGGGTCGTCACCGACGAGCAGGCCCGCGAGGAACTGGCCGCCGAGCCGTACAAACTGGAGCTGATCGGCCTCAAGGGCTCCTCGGCCACCAGCGAGGACGGCGCCGACGTCGAGGTGGGCGCAGGCGAGCTGACCATCTACGACAACCTGGACGCGAAGTCCGGCGAGCTGTGCTGGAAGGACCTCTGCCGCGGCCCGCACCTGCCGACCACCCGCAACATCCCGGCGTTCAAGCTGATGCGCAATGCCGCCGCCTACTGGCGGGGCAGCGAGAAGAACCCGATGCTCCAGCGGATCTACGGCACCGCGTGGCCCACCAAGGAAGAGCTCAAGGCGCATCTGGACTTCCTGGAGGAGGCCGCCAAGCGCGACCACCGCAAGCTCGGCTCCGAGCTGGACCTCTTCTCCATCCCCGAGCAGATCGGCTCGGGCCTGGCCGTCTTCCACCCCAGGGGCGGCATCATCCGCCGGGTCATGGAGGACTACTCGCGCCGCCGGCACGAGGAGGAGGGGTACGAGTTCGTCTACACCCCGCACGCCACCAAGGGCACGCTGTTCGAGATCTCCGGGCACCTGGACTGGTACGCCGACGGCATGTACCCGCCCATGCAGCTGGACGAGGGCACGGACTACTACCTCAAGCCCATGAACTGCCCGATGCACAACCTGATCTTCGACGCGCGCGGCCGTTCCTACCGCGAACTGCCGCTGCGGCTCTTCGAGTTCGGCACCGTCTACCGCTACGAGAAGTCCGGCGTCGTGCACGGCCTGACCCGCGCGCGCGGCTTCACCCAGGACGACGCGCACATCTACTGCACCAAGGAGCAGATGGCCGACGAGCTGGACTCGACGCTGACCTTCGTGCTCAACCTGCTGCGGGACTACGGGCTCACCGACTTCTACCTGGAGCTGTCCACCAAGGACCCGGAGAAGTACGTCGGCTCGGACGAGGCGTGGGAGGAGGCCACCGAGACCCTGCGCCGGGTGGCCGAGAAGCAGGGCCTGCCGCTGGTCCCCGACCCGGGCGGCGCCGCCTTCTACGGGCCGAAGATCTCCGTCCAGACCCGGGACGCGATCGGCCGCAGCTGGCAGATGTCGACCGTGCAGCTCGACTTCAACCTGCCCGAGCGCTTCGACCTGCAGTACACCGCTCCGGACGGCTCCCGGCAGCGCCCCGTCATGATCCACCGGGCGCTGTTCGGCTCGATCGAGCGGTTCTTCGCGGTGCTGCTGGAGCACTACGCGGGCGCCTTCCCCGCCTGGCTCGCCCCGGTGCAGGCGGTCGGCATCCCGATCGGCGACGCGCATGTGCCGTATCTGCGGGAATTCGCCGGTGAGGCCAAGCGCCGCGGGCTGCGGGTCGAGGTGGACGCGTCCTCGGACCGGATGCAGAAGAAGATCCGCACGCACCAGAAGCTGAAGGTGCCGTTCATGATCATCGTCGGCGACGAGGACATGACCAACGGCACGGTCTCCTTCCGCTACCGCGACGGCTCGCAGGAGAACGGCGTCCCGCGCGACCAGGCGCTGGCCAAGCTGGTCGACGTCGTGGAGCGCCGGGTCCAGGTCTGA
- a CDS encoding potassium channel family protein has product MDDDGGRLTRWENRSEIPLFLMSLLYLGAYAAHVLTPGLPSAWHAVLLGLMGFAWAVFLVDYLHRLRLAGRRFGPRYVRDHLLDTVVLLLPLLRPLRVVHLYEVLQRRREEPRLSLYGRVIAYAGMTAVLIGFSGALAVYQQERYAPGATIRTFGDATWWTCETLTTVGYGDVTPVTPLGRVIAAFLMVMGLALLGAVTGSFSSWLYQVFAREGELPPGR; this is encoded by the coding sequence ATGGACGACGACGGAGGCCGGCTGACCCGGTGGGAGAACCGCAGCGAGATCCCGCTGTTCCTGATGTCGCTGCTCTACCTCGGCGCCTACGCGGCGCATGTGCTGACCCCCGGGCTGCCCTCGGCCTGGCACGCGGTGCTGCTGGGCCTGATGGGCTTCGCCTGGGCCGTCTTCCTGGTGGACTACCTGCACCGGCTGCGGCTGGCCGGCCGCCGTTTCGGCCCCCGCTATGTGCGCGACCACCTGCTCGACACCGTCGTCCTGCTGCTGCCGCTGCTGCGCCCGCTGCGGGTGGTGCACCTCTACGAGGTCCTCCAGCGCCGCCGCGAGGAACCGCGGCTGAGCCTGTACGGCCGGGTGATCGCGTACGCGGGCATGACGGCGGTGCTGATCGGCTTCTCCGGGGCGCTCGCGGTCTACCAGCAGGAGCGGTACGCCCCCGGGGCGACCATCCGCACCTTCGGCGACGCCACCTGGTGGACCTGCGAGACGCTCACCACGGTCGGCTACGGCGATGTCACCCCGGTCACCCCGCTCGGCCGGGTCATCGCGGCCTTCCTGATGGTGATGGGCCTGGCCCTGCTGGGCGCGGTGACCGGCTCCTTCTCCTCCTGGCTCTACCAGGTGTTCGCCCGCGAGGGCGAGCTGCCCCCGGGCCGCTGA
- a CDS encoding HIT family protein: MLIRMTSEPEHGQGAGVPDAFQRLWTPHRMAYIQGENKPTGPGAGDGCPFCEIPAESDEDGLVISRGAHVYAVLNLYPYNSGHLMVVPYRHVADYTELDPAETVELAELTKRAMTALRAASGAQGFNIGMNQGGVAGAGIAAHLHQHVVPRWGGDVNFMPVVGATKVLPQLLADTRKMLADAWPH, encoded by the coding sequence ATGCTGATCCGCATGACGAGTGAGCCGGAACACGGGCAGGGAGCGGGGGTACCGGACGCCTTCCAGCGGCTGTGGACCCCGCACCGCATGGCGTACATACAGGGCGAGAACAAGCCCACAGGTCCCGGCGCCGGTGACGGGTGCCCCTTCTGCGAGATCCCGGCCGAGTCGGACGAGGACGGGCTCGTCATCAGCCGCGGCGCGCACGTCTACGCGGTGCTGAACCTCTACCCGTACAACAGCGGGCATCTGATGGTGGTCCCGTACCGCCATGTCGCGGACTACACCGAGCTGGACCCGGCGGAGACCGTGGAGCTGGCCGAGCTGACCAAGCGGGCGATGACCGCGCTGCGGGCCGCCTCGGGGGCGCAGGGCTTCAACATCGGGATGAACCAGGGCGGGGTGGCCGGCGCCGGGATCGCCGCCCACCTGCACCAGCACGTGGTGCCGCGCTGGGGCGGCGACGTGAACTTCATGCCGGTCGTCGGCGCCACCAAAGTGCTGCCGCAACTGCTCGCCGACACCCGCAAGATGCTCGCGGACGCCTGGCCGCACTGA
- the pgsA gene encoding phosphatidylinositol phosphate synthase, which translates to MLNKYARAFFTRVLTPFASFLLRKGVSPDTVTLIGTAGVMAGALVFYPRGEFFWGTVVITLFVFSDLVDGNMARQAGVSSRWGAFLDSTLDRVADAGIFGGLAMWYAGRGDNLALCAVAIFCLASGQVVSYTKARGEAIGLPVNVNGLVERAERLVVTLVLCGFSGLHKFGVPGIQYLLPIALWAVAAGSLVTLIQRVVTVRRESAEADAALADQRSGV; encoded by the coding sequence ATGCTGAACAAGTACGCGCGTGCGTTCTTCACGCGTGTTCTCACGCCGTTCGCCTCATTTCTCCTGCGCAAGGGGGTCAGTCCCGACACGGTGACCCTGATCGGCACCGCGGGAGTGATGGCAGGTGCGCTGGTCTTCTACCCCAGGGGCGAGTTCTTCTGGGGCACCGTCGTCATCACCCTGTTCGTGTTCTCCGACCTCGTCGACGGCAACATGGCCCGGCAGGCCGGCGTCTCCAGCCGCTGGGGCGCCTTCCTGGACTCCACCCTCGACCGGGTCGCCGACGCGGGCATCTTCGGCGGCCTGGCCATGTGGTACGCGGGCAGGGGCGACAACCTCGCGCTGTGCGCGGTGGCCATCTTCTGCCTGGCCAGCGGCCAGGTCGTGTCGTACACCAAGGCCCGCGGCGAGGCCATCGGCCTGCCCGTCAACGTCAACGGCCTGGTCGAGCGCGCCGAACGGCTGGTCGTCACGCTGGTGCTGTGCGGCTTCTCCGGGCTGCACAAATTCGGCGTGCCCGGCATCCAGTACCTGCTGCCGATCGCGCTGTGGGCGGTCGCCGCGGGCAGCCTGGTCACCCTGATCCAGCGGGTGGTGACCGTGCGCCGGGAGTCCGCGGAGGCGGACGCGGCACTGGCCGACCAGAGGAGCGGCGTGTGA
- a CDS encoding phosphatidylinositol mannoside acyltransferase, which yields MKERLIDSLYGAGWGAVKTLPEPAARALGRTVADAAWRRRGKGVQRLESNLARVVPDADQARLRELSRAGMRSYLRYWMESFRLPAWSKDRVRAGFEPADVHYLTGGLAAGNGVVLALPHMANWDLAGVWVTTKLETPFATVAERLKPESLYDRFVAYREGLGMEVLPHTGGSAFGTLARRLRDGGLVCLVADRDLSASGVEVDFFGEKTRMPAGPALLAQQTGALLLPVTLWYDDSPVMQGRVHPPVAVPDGGNRAERTAVMTQALADVYASGIAEHPQDWHMLQRLWLADLAPRAADSPPPAAADRTGTGTA from the coding sequence GTGAAGGAGCGCCTGATCGACAGCCTGTACGGAGCGGGCTGGGGCGCGGTCAAGACGCTGCCGGAACCCGCGGCCCGCGCACTGGGCCGTACCGTCGCCGACGCGGCCTGGCGGCGGCGCGGCAAGGGGGTGCAGCGGCTGGAGTCCAATCTGGCCCGGGTGGTGCCGGACGCCGACCAGGCGCGGCTGCGCGAGCTGTCCAGGGCCGGCATGCGCTCCTACCTGCGGTACTGGATGGAGTCCTTCCGGCTGCCGGCCTGGAGCAAGGACCGGGTCAGGGCCGGCTTCGAACCCGCCGACGTGCACTACCTGACCGGCGGCCTCGCGGCGGGCAACGGGGTCGTTCTCGCGCTGCCGCACATGGCCAACTGGGACCTGGCGGGCGTCTGGGTCACCACCAAGCTGGAGACGCCCTTCGCCACCGTCGCCGAGCGCCTCAAGCCCGAGTCGCTCTACGACCGCTTCGTCGCCTACCGCGAAGGCCTCGGCATGGAGGTGCTGCCGCACACCGGGGGCAGCGCGTTCGGCACCCTGGCCCGCCGGCTGCGCGACGGCGGCCTGGTCTGCCTGGTCGCCGACCGCGACCTGTCCGCGTCCGGCGTCGAGGTCGACTTCTTCGGCGAGAAGACCCGGATGCCGGCCGGACCCGCGCTGCTCGCCCAGCAGACCGGCGCGCTGCTGCTGCCGGTCACCCTGTGGTACGACGACTCACCCGTGATGCAGGGCCGGGTGCACCCGCCGGTCGCGGTGCCCGACGGCGGGAACCGCGCCGAGCGCACCGCCGTGATGACGCAGGCGCTCGCCGACGTGTACGCCTCCGGGATCGCCGAGCACCCGCAGGACTGGCACATGCTGCAACGGCTCTGGCTGGCCGACCTGGCGCCCCGGGCGGCCGACAGTCCGCCGCCCGCGGCGGCCGACCGCACCGGGACGGGGACAGCGTGA
- a CDS encoding glycosyltransferase family 4 protein produces MRIGIVCPYSWDVPGGVQFHIRDLAEHLIALGHHVSVLAPADDETPLPPYVVSAGRAVPVPYNGSVARLNFGFLSAARVRRWLHDGAFDVVHIHEPTSPSLGLLACWAAQGPIVATFHTSNPRSRAMIAAYPILQPALEKIRARIAVSEYARRTLVEHLGGDAVVIPNGVDVGFFARAEPRKEWQGDTIGFMGRIDEPRKGLPVLMRALPAILAERPRTRLLVAGRGDAEEAVASLPEPMRGRVEFLGMVSDEDKARLLRSVDLYVAPNTGGESFGIILVEAMSAGAPVLASDLDAFAQVLAQGEAGELFANEDAGALATAALRLLADPERRTALSDRGRAHVRRFDWSSVGADILSVYETVADGAAHVATDERTRLRGFFGPARR; encoded by the coding sequence GTGAGGATCGGGATCGTCTGCCCGTACTCCTGGGACGTCCCCGGCGGCGTCCAGTTCCACATCAGGGACCTCGCCGAGCACCTGATCGCGCTCGGCCACCACGTCTCCGTACTGGCGCCCGCCGACGACGAGACCCCGCTGCCGCCCTACGTCGTCTCGGCCGGCCGCGCGGTCCCGGTGCCCTACAACGGCTCGGTGGCCCGGCTGAACTTCGGCTTCCTGTCCGCCGCCCGGGTCAGGCGCTGGCTGCACGACGGCGCCTTCGACGTCGTCCACATCCACGAGCCGACCTCCCCCTCGCTCGGGCTGCTCGCCTGCTGGGCCGCGCAGGGGCCGATCGTGGCCACCTTCCACACCTCCAACCCGCGCTCGCGGGCGATGATCGCCGCGTACCCGATCCTGCAGCCCGCGCTGGAGAAGATCAGGGCGCGCATCGCGGTCAGCGAGTACGCCAGGCGCACCCTGGTCGAGCACCTGGGCGGCGACGCGGTCGTCATCCCCAACGGCGTCGACGTCGGCTTCTTCGCCCGCGCCGAGCCGCGCAAGGAGTGGCAGGGCGACACCATCGGCTTCATGGGCCGGATCGACGAGCCCCGCAAGGGCCTGCCGGTGCTGATGCGCGCGCTGCCGGCGATCCTCGCCGAGCGCCCGCGGACCCGGCTGCTGGTCGCCGGTCGCGGCGACGCGGAGGAAGCCGTCGCCTCGCTGCCCGAGCCGATGCGCGGCCGGGTCGAATTCCTCGGCATGGTCAGCGACGAGGACAAGGCGCGGCTGCTGCGCAGCGTCGACCTGTACGTGGCGCCCAACACCGGCGGCGAGTCCTTCGGCATCATCCTGGTCGAGGCGATGTCGGCCGGAGCGCCCGTGCTGGCCAGCGACCTCGACGCCTTCGCGCAGGTGCTCGCGCAGGGCGAGGCGGGCGAGCTGTTCGCCAACGAGGACGCCGGCGCGCTGGCGACCGCCGCCCTGCGGCTGCTCGCCGACCCGGAGCGCCGCACCGCGCTCAGCGACCGGGGCCGCGCGCACGTACGGCGCTTCGACTGGTCGTCGGTCGGCGCGGACATCCTGTCGGTCTACGAGACCGTCGCCGACGGCGCCGCCCATGTCGCCACCGACGAACGCACCAGGCTGCGCGGCTTCTTCGGCCCCGCACGCAGGTAG
- the pdxS gene encoding pyridoxal 5'-phosphate synthase lyase subunit PdxS yields the protein MSTTPSTASSPETGTARVKRGMAEQLKGGVIMDVVTPEQARIAEDAGAVAVMALERVPADIRKDGGVARMSDPDMIDGIIAAVSIPVMAKSRIGHVVEAQVLQALGVDYIDESEVLTPADEVNHSDKWAFTTPFVCGATNLGEALRRIAEGAAMIRSKGEAGTGNVVEAVRHLRQIKGEIARLKGLDNNELYAAAKDLRAPYELVREVAELGKLPVVLFSAGGVATPADAALMRQLGAEGVFVGSGIFKSGDPAKRAAAIVRATTFFDDPKVIADASRNLGEAMVGINIDTLPESEHYANRGW from the coding sequence GTGTCCACCACACCGTCCACCGCAAGCAGCCCCGAGACCGGCACCGCGCGCGTCAAGCGCGGCATGGCCGAGCAGCTCAAGGGCGGTGTGATCATGGACGTCGTCACACCCGAGCAGGCCAGGATCGCCGAGGACGCCGGAGCCGTCGCGGTCATGGCGCTGGAGCGGGTGCCCGCCGACATCCGCAAGGACGGCGGTGTGGCCCGGATGTCCGACCCGGACATGATCGACGGCATCATCGCCGCCGTGTCCATCCCGGTGATGGCCAAGTCCAGGATCGGCCACGTGGTCGAGGCCCAGGTGCTCCAGGCGCTGGGCGTGGACTACATCGACGAGTCCGAGGTGCTGACCCCGGCCGACGAGGTCAACCACTCCGACAAGTGGGCCTTCACCACCCCCTTCGTCTGCGGCGCCACCAACCTCGGTGAGGCGCTGCGCCGGATCGCCGAAGGCGCGGCCATGATCCGCTCCAAGGGCGAGGCCGGCACCGGCAACGTGGTGGAGGCGGTCCGCCACCTGCGGCAGATCAAGGGCGAGATCGCCCGCCTCAAGGGCCTGGACAACAACGAGCTGTACGCGGCGGCCAAGGACCTGCGCGCCCCTTACGAGCTGGTCAGGGAGGTCGCCGAGCTGGGCAAGCTGCCCGTCGTGCTGTTCTCGGCCGGCGGTGTCGCCACTCCCGCGGACGCGGCCCTGATGCGTCAGCTCGGTGCCGAGGGCGTCTTTGTCGGCTCCGGCATCTTCAAGTCCGGCGACCCGGCCAAGCGCGCCGCGGCCATAGTCCGCGCCACCACCTTCTTCGACGACCCCAAGGTCATCGCGGACGCCTCCCGCAACCTCGGCGAGGCCATGGTCGGCATCAACATCGACACCCTCCCCGAGTCCGAGCACTACGCCAACCGCGGCTGGTAA
- the pdxT gene encoding pyridoxal 5'-phosphate synthase glutaminase subunit PdxT, with protein sequence MPRPTIGVLALQGDVREHLTALAAADAAAGPVRRPEELAGIDGLVIPGGESTTISKLAVLFGVMEPLRAAIRAGLPVYGSCAGLIMLADKILDPRSGQETFGGIDMIVRRNAFGRQNESFEAGVEVAGVEGGPVEGVFIRAPWVESVGAQAQVLAEYGGHIVAVRQGSAMATSFHPELTGDHRVHELFVAAVRAAA encoded by the coding sequence ATGCCCCGTCCCACCATCGGCGTGCTCGCCCTCCAGGGCGACGTACGCGAACACCTCACGGCGCTGGCCGCGGCGGACGCCGCGGCCGGCCCGGTCCGCCGCCCCGAGGAGCTGGCGGGGATCGACGGCCTGGTCATACCGGGCGGCGAGTCCACCACCATCTCCAAACTGGCCGTGCTCTTCGGGGTGATGGAGCCGCTGCGGGCCGCGATCCGCGCCGGCCTGCCGGTCTACGGCAGCTGCGCCGGGCTGATCATGCTCGCCGACAAGATCCTCGACCCCAGGTCGGGCCAGGAGACCTTCGGCGGTATCGACATGATCGTCCGCCGCAACGCCTTCGGGCGGCAGAACGAGTCCTTCGAGGCGGGCGTCGAGGTGGCGGGCGTCGAGGGCGGCCCGGTCGAGGGCGTCTTCATCAGGGCGCCCTGGGTCGAGTCGGTCGGCGCGCAGGCGCAGGTGCTCGCCGAGTACGGCGGCCACATCGTCGCCGTCCGGCAGGGCAGCGCCATGGCCACGTCCTTCCACCCGGAGCTGACCGGCGACCACCGGGTGCATGAACTCTTCGTGGCCGCCGTGCGCGCCGCTGCCTGA